The following DNA comes from Deltaproteobacteria bacterium.
TCTTTTTTAAATCTAGCCATTTTAATAGCCCTGGGTTTACCCTCGAATATTTTTCTGGGTGTGTAATATGGAACACTGACAGATTCCAATGGCATTATTACCGGTCCCTTACGAACTTGTGCTATCTGTGCTTCCGTGCGATCAATCATATCCCGCTCAATACCTTTCAAAATAGTCGTTAAACGATCATTAGGTACCCACTTTACTTTAATTTCATGACCGAATGTTGTCATATTTATATCACCAGCTTTATACGCATATTTCGAACCATCCCACTTAACCGCGACATTACTACTGATATAAAAGTGCCAATCTCTATAATTACGTATGTTCAAATCTGCCCAAATTTGAAAAGCATCCCAATTATCAACAAAACCTTCTTCATCATTTTTCTTACTTCTTGGAATTTCAGTAATAGTTACATAATCCAAATTATTATCATCAAAAAGTTCTTGCACTCGTTTAAAGCTGTGTGTGTATTCTATTAAGCTCCCTATTGCAGAATCATCAACCCCGAAAACTTTGGGTTCAATGCCGGTACGCGCCCACCAGTCAATAGCATTTAAGAATGGAGTTGTATCCTCGTCTTCCGTTTCAGTGGATTTCAGCCTTTGATATTGTTGAGCAAATTCTGCTGCTATCGTCAATGCCAGTAGTGCCCCTGCTTTAGCTCTGGCTATCTTTGCCTGAGGTTTAGATTGTGGTATACGCCTTAATATCCTCTGTTTTTCCTTTCTAGATAAATGACTGCCATTGACCAATTTATGTGCTAAATTTGGATCAATTCGCCATAACATGGAGACAGCTACATCTCGGTGTTTAGGTGTGATGCGCCCTGTTTCTCGTGCAACTTTCATTAATTTATGAAATCTTTTTATATTGTTAGAATAACTGTGCCTTTCACGAATGTTCCTCATATAGGGAACTGTTAAAGACTCAACAATTTCTGGTATCGGAATATCTTTCACCAATTTTTTGATTTTCTTTTTAAGGGTTTCTGGTGTTGCACCCTTAGCAACTATTTCTGTTGTTTTCTTTTCTAAAGCGGTAAGAGATCTCTTAACACTTCGGTAGGCTTCTCTCAATTTGGACTCATTCAAGCGTTCGTCAAGGTGTCTCCCACTTTGCTCGTGGATGGATAACGCTTCACGCAGCCGAGCCAAACGTCGATAAGCACTCTGAATTTCATTATTTGAAGAAATAGCGCTTTGTACCACCCCTTTGCCACGCCTAACAATTTCACCATCTGAAAATACTGTTAATGTAGCAACCTTATTGCCGGGACCAGGTTCCTTGGCAATATGAACATTAAAACCTAATTCAACCAAAGCTCGGTACGTGCTTTGGTTAAGTCTGAAGGTGCTGGCTCTATCTTTCGATTGAATAATAATATCGATATCACCTCCGTTGTGATGGAGGTGATGCACTAGTCTTGCCGCACCGCGTGCATCACTGGTTTTCGCCAATTTACCCATATGATGCTGAAAGCCTAATAAAATACGTACATTTCGAACGTTTTCCCGATATTCCTTTCCCATCGCACGCTCAAACTCCAATAACGTCTCACTTCTTACATCACCCACATCTAAGAATCGTATGCCGCTGGGTTTATGGGTAACAAACATCAATAGACTCGCAGCATCCCCTATCCCATTAGGCGGTTTTTCTCCTTTTAACCGGACTTCTCTTAACTTTGCGAAGACTCGATTAAGGCCATACAAATCAATTCGTAAAACGTCATTTTCCAAATGTAGATGATGGTATCCTTTTTTATTTTCAGGTTGGGGTATGGCATTAAAATTAGTAGCTAATCCACTCTTCTTTAATTCAGTTTCAAGGGCTGTTATTCTTTTTGCAAACCCAGATCCTGGTGCATCAGGATTGGTAGCAAAAACAGCGGGGTAATATATATTATGTGCAAGTATACCTTCTTCCAAAACAATACGCTTGATTTGCCGGATATGATCTTCATGAAGGTGCTTTATAACTACTCCACTGATTTCGTTAATTTTTAGAGCTTCTTTGACAGCTGCAATTGCATGAGGATAAACAGCATCAGTAGTGCCAGTATCATTAGCAAGCCCTTTGCCCCTGCCCATATGAAACACACGTAGTGATTCTTTGCCACCTGTTGGGACAGCCAAAAGCGGATGTGCCGGGCTGTGCCCTAAACCCGGAGCAGGAACATGAGTAGCATATCCGTAGGCAGGCAATATCGCCAGCCTATGACCTTGCCGGATCAGTAGCAGATCATCATCGTCAGGTTCAATAGATTTAGGCGGATTGGATGAGCTTAAATTTAGTTTGAACGCAGATTTGGCATTACTGCTTGCTGGTTTATTTACCATGTTATAAACGAATTCTCGGGTTTGCCAACCGGCATCTTTAACTTTATATTTTAGAAGGGCGATTATTTTGCTGCCGTCTAATGGCAAATGACGCACTACAGCGCTATTATCTTTTGCGAAATTATTTATGTCTGCAGGTTGCAGACGGCTACCTGATGGATGATCGGATTTAATAATCAAATCCCATTCTTCAACATCAATGTCATTCCTTTTCCATTTGAACGTCACAACATCCTCTGTAATTGCAGTTCCCGGTACAGGCCAGACAAGTTCTGGAGCTCGCATGACAATAGGTCGTAGAAGAAAACGGCTTGCGCTGGATCCAGCCTTGGAACTATGAACAATAAGGTCTCCACTATTATTCATGGCTACTATTTTATGGATTTTCAACTTCTCTCCGATAGGCAAAAGTTTATCCAATGGAGACATAATATTGTTATGCATAATAAAATGTACAGGTTCAGATTCAGTATAGGCACCCTTAAATTCAACAACATAGCCAGCTATCATATTAGAATCATTAATCAAAACAGGTGTAAATTCTTGATAGTAGTCTGGCCTGGCAGGGGAAAGCATTCCCTCAAAAATATGGATATTTCCATCCTCTATTGTAAATATCTTCGTCGATCTGGGGTCTCCCTCTTCTATATATATGGGGCAGTCTGCTGGCTTAGCATAAATTATTTCTGGAGGATTTGTGGCGAATGCACCAACGAGTGTTCCTATGGAATTATTTGCCGAAACACCCCCTGGGCCTGGTAACTTTGTCGACAATAATAATGACTCGGATTGTAAATCGTATTGATAAATTATTGATTGTCGATTCGAGGTGTTTAAGCATGCAATTGGTGTCTGAAGATCGTATGGAGTATAATTCCAGTCATTTAGAACATGACCCTCCATTGGGGCTGGTACATAAGGTTTTCCTCCACCAACAAGTCTGTCCTGGTCGGTTAATAAAGGCATATAAAGAAATTCGAAATCACCAAAACGGGTATAGGATTTCAATTTATTATTTCGAAAAGTAAAATGTTTCCTTGCATAATGTTCACTTGCTAATATAGTTCCTTTATTATTTAATGACGCGCTTTCCAGAGATGGATCAAGACTTTCTTTCTCGCTTATATTATATTCGAAAACTTTATGATCTTTTATATTAAAAAGCGACATTGCAGTTATTTCCTGATAGGTCATATTTCCCGTTTTCTTAGTAATGTATTTATTAGCTAGGACTTCTCCACGATCGTTGAGGCTAGTATACCTATAACCAGGTCTTGGTGTGATTTGACGAACAATTTTATTATCCTTCCAGATGCCATACATTTCTTTTCCATAGTTAATAAGTACTTCAGACTCGTTGTTGATGTCAATTGGAGTAGCATCTTTTATGCCCAGGTCAACAATTTCATATAAAGGCGGATTTGCAAATATTACAGGAGGGTGTGCTAATAGGTTGGCTGCAATACAAAAATATAGACACGTATATTTCATAATACCCTCATAGTCAAATGGCTAGGTTCCTTTACTATACATTTAGAGATTCACGACAAATCAACTCAACCAGTAAATAAGCGCTTTGGGTTAAACGAATGCTATAAAGACACATAATGTACATATTAAGTCAAAACAATTCCTTCTATCTTCGTAAAAGTAGACCAATTACTGAATTAGTTTCTAAAAAATTATAGTAATTTAAGCATTTTTGGAACTGAATTACAAATTACAGCTTATAATCTACTTGTTTACAGGTAAAGGTATTTTTTAATTAGTACGGTAAGTACTTCACCCCATATTGTTAGTGTAGCATTGTTTCTGTAAATTCAATTTAAAGGTTGAAAGAGGTGGATCAAATTAGTACTCCTAAATAGTTCAGCAAAACTAATAAAAGGAGGAAGAGAAATGATCCACCAAGAAAAAGGTAGCATATTTAATGAGTTAATAGAAACGATATCGGAGAAAGGACTGGAAGGCCTGGGTGAAGCCGTAAAAAAATCCAATTACCTCCATAAATACAATGAATGTTCCCCTTTTCTCTATTTGAAGTCACTTTAAAAAGCTGATATCATCTTGATAAAATTTAGTGACTAAAAAGGACCCAGAGAGATCTCGATGCCGAAAAAAGATTATTATAAAATGCTGGAAGTAGATAAGAAGGCAAGTGATGCCGACATAAAGAAGGCCTTTAGAAAGCTTGCAAGAAAATACCATCCCGATGTTAATCCCAACAACGAAGAGGCGGAAGCAAAGTTTAAGGAGATCAACGAAGCCTATGAGGTGCTCGGTGATACTGAAAAAAGGAAGCAGTACGATACGATGGGTGACAGCTTTTTTGAAGGTTTCAGGCCGAGCGGCAGCGGCTTTGAAGGATTCAGTTCTCAGGATTTTGAAAACCTCTTTAGGGGAACAGGCGGATTTGAAGATATTTTCGGGGGGATTTTCGGTCGTGGCGGAGCCCGGCGTGCTGCGCCTCAAAAAGGTGAAGACCTTAAGTACAGGATGGAAATTGACCTGGAAGAGGTTGTGACCGGCAAAAAGGTGGATATCTCCTTTTATCATTCGACGAGTTGCACAAGCTGTGGTGGCAGTGGCGAGAAGCCGGGAGGCAAGAGTGATACCTGCTCCCGCTGCGGAGGAAGTGGTAATGCAGCCCTTTCACGAGGCTTTATGAGGGTGCAGCAGACCTGCCCTGCCTGTAACGGCGCCGGCAGAGTCAATGTGGAGGCCTGTTCTTCCTGTGGAGGGAAGGGGGAGATTGCAAAGCATGAAAAGCTGAGTGTCAAAATACCGGCCGGGGCAGATAACGGTTCCATGATAAGGCTGGCAGGAAAGGGGAATGCCGGGAGGCATGGCGGGCCATCGGGAGATCTCTATATTGAAACGAAGATAAGGGATAAGGCGGGCTTTAAAAGGGATGGCCGGGATATTACCGTTGAAGCCCTTATCTCTGTGCCGCAGGCTATTTTAGGTGACACCATAGAAGTGTCTACTATTGATGGCAAGGCAAGTATGAAAATACCTAAAGGGACACAAAATGGCCAGAAATTCAGGCTGAAAGGGAAGGGTCTTCCTCCTATGGGCGGTGGAAAGCGGGGAGAACAGTATGTTCTTGTTACCGTTAATATTCCGAAGAACCTTGACGGGGAGGCGGAGGACCTTGTCAGGGCTCTCGGCAGAAAGTTAAGGAGTTAGAAAGATGAAGAGGAAAGGTTATATAATCAGCCAGGCTGTTGAAATGACGGGAACCGATGAAGTAACCCTTCTTTCCTATGAAAGGGAGGGACTTATTGAGCCCCTTATTGAAGAGGGGGAGCGGTTCTATACTGATGAGCATATTGAGAAGGTCATGATGATAAAAAGACTTACCGATGATCTCGGTGTCAATATGGCCGGTGTGGAAGTCATTTTAAACATGCGTGAGCAGATGCTCAATATGCAAAGCGAGTTTGAAAAGATTATCGATGAGATGAAGCTCGGCATTTTGAAAGAACTGAATGATTATGAGTCGAGGCTTAGAAGGCCGAGGATTGAAAGTAAGGCGGGAAAATGCTTAAAGGTTAAGATTGAAGATTAATCCCCTTCCCCGCATCATCCTTTCCCGGCCCCTTATAAGCATAACTTTTCTCTACATTGCCGGACTTTTTGCAGGGAAAACTTTTGAGCCTGAATATATTTTCTCTCTTCAGCTTTTGTCTCTCCTTTCGCTTCTGCTTCTTATTTCTTTCTTCTATTTTAAAGATATATTTCCTTACGCCCTTTTTCTTCTCTTTTTCCCTCTCGGTTTATTTCTCTCACAAGGTTTTGGTTTTATTTATGCCGGAAAAGAAAATGTAAGCCAATATGCGGGCCGGGGGAGGATAATCGTTGAAGGAACCGTCCTGGAAAGAAATGACCTGGGGCCTGAAAAAAAACTCTTAATAGAGACGGCAAAGGTTTTTGAGAAGGAAAGTGCAGCCGTCGTCAGGGGGCGCATACTGCTTACGCTTAAATGGGGTGGTGAAAGTATCGTGCCCGGCCAGAGGGTCAGGTTCAGGGGGAAACTTAAGGAACCACGCAATTTCGGTAATCCCGGTCACTTTGATTATGAAAAATATCTGCATGAACGGGGAATCTATGGGACATCCTATTTGAAAGATGATGATTCGCTGGCTGTTATCGGCGGCGGCAGTCCTCTTTGGGAAAGGGTTTATTCATACAGGCGGAAGGTAAGCGCCGCCATTGAGGAAAGCAGTTTAAAAGAGTCGAGGGGGATTATTGCCGCCATCAGCATCGGTGACCGCGGCTATATTGAAGAAGATCTCATGAGGGCATTCAGAAAGTCGGGGGTAGCGCACCTCCTGGCTATTTCAGGCCTCCATATGGGGATTGTGGCCTTTTTCTTTTTCAGGCTTTTCAGGTGGTTGCTTTCAAGGTCCGAGAGTATTCTTCTTTACAACCTGGCAGGCAAGGGGGCTGCCATGGCGACACTTATTCCGCTTACAATATACCTCCTTGCCTCGGGCATGGCAACTTCTGCCGTGCGGGCATATATTATGGTTGTTATTTTCCTCTTTTCCCTTATCATGGAAAGAGAGGCGCATATTTATAACACGATCGCCTTTGCAGCCCTTGTGATCCTCTTTATATGGCCGCCGGCTCTTTTTGAGGTTGGCTTTCAGCTCTCATTTATTGCTGTCTTGTCAATTGTTTACCTTGTTCCCAAACTGGAGCGATTCCCCGGGACAGGAAGGAAGAGTCAAAAAAAAGACTGGAAAAGCAAAATGGCAACCTTTGTCATTGTCTCTATTGCAGCATCACTGGGAACGGCTCCCCTGACTGCTTACTATTTTACGGAGGTCTCTTTTTCTGCCGTCATATCAAATCTCCTCATTATTCCACCGGGAGCTTTTATTGCAGTCCCTCTTTCAAGTCTCGCTCTTTTTCTCTCAATATTTTCAATGGAAGCGGCAAAGGTCATGTTTTTCGCGGCCTCTGCTGTTATGAAACTTCCCATTCTGCTCGCTCAGCATATCTCATCCATACCTTATTCATCATCCATTGTTGTCCCGCCATCAGGGTATGAGATCGTTTTTTATTATCTTCTTCTCATTTTAATCTTCAGTTCCTATAGAAAAGTCGCTTTTTCAGCAATGCTTATCCTTCCCCTTGCTTTTATGTTTTTTAAATTTTCGGATAATGGGCACGATGAATGGTCAGGGAAGCTAAGTGTGACCTTTATCAGCGTCGGCCAGGGAGAATCGGCTTTTATACGCTTTCCCCGGGGGAAAACAATGCTTATCGACGGGGGAGGGTTTTATGATAATTCCTTTGATGTGGGCCGCATGGTTTTGAGGCCTTTTCTTCTTTCCCGGGGTGTAAAAAGGCTGGATTACGTTGTCATTACCCATCCCCATCCCGATCATATGTATGGCCTTTTGCATATTGTTTCGGAATTTTCAGTCCGTCAACTCTGGACCAACGGCATGCCGCCCTTCGATGATATATATGGTGAAATCCTGGATGTTTCAGAAAAAAAAGGGACCCTGAAAAAGGTGATAAACGCTTCATCCCCTCCTGTTGAAATTGAAGGGGTAAGGATAGAATTTTTACACCCGCCGCCGGGAGTGATGAGATTCAGATCAGGGACGGATATCAATAACGGATCGATTGTCATGAAAGTGACTTTCGGTAATAAAAGTTTCCTTTTTACGGGAGATCTTGAAAAAGAAGGCGAAAGGAGACTATTAAGCAGCGACTATGATCTGAAGGCGGATGTCATAAAAGTTGGTCATCACGGCAGTCTTACATCGAGCGCGAAGGCTTTTGTCAGGGCTGTTTCTCCCGATTATGCGCTTTTTTCGGTGGGTCATAATAATCGTTTTCATTTTCCGAAGAAAGCAATTGTCAAACGCTACATGGATGTGGGAAGTTCTCTTTTAAGGACCGATGAATCGGGCGCCGTCACTTTTTTTACTGATGGCAGGGAATTGAAAGTCAGCACATTCAGGTGACGGCTCTTTTGACTCGATATTGTAGTATAATGAAATTAAGGGAACCTCTAAAAAATCATGCCTTTTCTCCGCCGGAATGATGAGCGCTTCCCTGACGGTTCATATTGACTGGGAATATAAATGAAAGGTATGGCGTGATTGACAGGCACAATTCAGTGGTAAAGGGCTATTGTGAAAGGTTGAATATTTTGTGCTATACTTTATTTCTTCTCATACTCCAGTCCTGTCACAGGTCGGCCGTGATCCAATAATAAATAGTAAAAATGTTTTTTTTGAAGGAAATTTGTTGATATACTATGATAGGATAGTTAATCTGTTCAACTTAGAGGAGAAAACTATTGTCTATAAGTGTCGTTATTTCTTTCAGTAATAAACTCTTTTCCGAGGGGATAAAAAAGCTGCTCGAAAATGATCCCCGAATAAAGGTGGAAAGCGTTTCGTCCCCCGGAAAAAAGGAAGCAAAAAGATCTTTAGCCCTTAAACCGGATATTCTTTTACTCGATTTTACTGCCCTTTATAATGATTTTTCCTTCCTCGATGAGTCAAGTCTTATCAAAATGATACTTTTTGATACGGGATGCGGGGAAAATAATATTACTCATGCCATTGTGACAAGAGGTGTCAAGGGTGTTGTGCTCAGTAATTCTTCCATTGATTTGCTTGTAAAGGCAGTTAAGGCAGTCGCTGAAGGTGACGTCTGGTTTGATAAGGCGACGGTGAAGAACCTTCTCACAGGCATGAACTCAATAAAGAGTGAAGATAAAGAGGTCCTTACGAAAAGAGAAAAGGAGGTGGTTACCCTCGTTGGCAAGGGTTATAAAAATAAAGAAATTGCAAAAAAACTTTATATCAGTGAGCCTACCGTTAAAACACATCTGCACAGAATTTTTCAGAAGCTGGAAGTTAGCAACAGACCCCAATTGATTACCTACGCCCTAAAGAATCCGGAAATTTCAGGTTTATCTCTCGATTAGCAACTAATTTTTTTATACATTTTGCCGGTGGTTTAGCTTGAAATATAGAGCTAAGTCATTGAATTCACAGGTTAATTTGGTTTGGTGTAGACCTAAAGGTTTACAACGCCGTTTACTATTTTTATCCGGTAGTATAATTGACTTGAGTGCTCATAAAAGTGAAAATGAAATCATAATAGTTTAGGAATGAGTTAATGATTGAGTTAAGAATTTGTCCCCAATGCAACAAGGTTTTTTATTCTAACAGCAAAGAGTCTTCTCCTCCTTGCGTGTATTGTGGCTATGTACTCATAGAGAGATGTGAAGAGAGAAAGGAAGTATCACAGGATATGACACTTACCATTAACGGTCGAAAAAAGGGCGTAACACTAAAAGATTATTCTCCCAATGGCGCTATGGTCGTTTATGTAGGCAGCGAAATTCCTGTTAACACTTCTTTCTTATTTGAAATAAGGGAATTGAATATTAAAAAAGCCGCTAAAATCGTTTGGTCAAAAAAAATAAACAAGTCCATATCGGCAACAGGGATTCGTTTTTGCCGGTAATGGGGAGCAGGGAGGAAAAAATGAGAAAATATAAAATTAAAGGACCCCAAATAGCTGCTTATGCTTTTTTTGCAATCCTTTTAATCTTTGCGGCGCCTAATGCGCTTGCTGAAGAAGCAGATGAGAGCAAGGCTAATAATCCTTCCGCTTACCTTATCGGTCCTGAAGATATTCTCGAAATCTCTGTCTGGAAGAATGAAGACTTGTCAAAAGTGGTAAGAGTAAGGCCTGACGGGGTGATTTCTCTCCCCCTCATTGGAGATGTGATTGCCGCCGGCCTCAGTCCGGCAGAATTGCAAAATATAATAATTGAAAAATTGAAAAAGTATCAGAATGCCGCTGTTGTTTCCGTCATTGTCGGCGAGGTTAACAGCTATAGAGTCTTTGTTGTCGGTGAAGTGGTAAGGCCTGATACGTATATATTGAGAAGAAAGACTTCGGTTATTCAGGCCGTCGCCATGGCAGGCGGCTTTACGCCTTTTGCCAAAAAGAACAGGATTGTCTTGATCAGGGAAAAAGGGAATAACAACGGTAATGTTAAAAAGAAAATTCGCATTTACTTTGATGACATTGTAGATGCCGGTGAAAAATATGATAACAATTTAACCTTAATTCCGGGAGATACCCTCTTTGTCCCGTAGACCAGGCTTATTACTAATAATGATTATTTTAATGCAATCAAATTTAATGAGTAAGAGCGCCTTTGGAATGATGACGTTGAGCCCCTCTCTTGCCGTTAGTGAGCGATACCATAGTAATGTTGAGGCGAGCAGTACTGATGAAGAGGCTTCCGAAGATTACGAAACATCGATTAATCCGCAGATTGCTCTCCTTAATGAATGGGAGGGCCTCTCAATTACCGGTAACTACAGCCTCAATTCGAGGCTCTATGCGAAAGATGCCGATCGTAACTATGTAGGCCACACCTTTAGCCTGGCCATGGATAAAGAGCTTACAAGGAATATATCCATGTTTTTTTCCGATTCTTATATTTATACAAAGGATTCCCGTGAAGCCCTTGAAAATCAGATGGAGCTGGGCCGGGGCACGGTCATTACAAACAGCGCGGCTTTGTCTTTGGCCTATACTATTAGTGAGAGGGCCTCATCAGGCATCGGCATATCACAAAGTACGACACTTTATGATAATGAGGAGCTTTTTGACGATAGAACGGATGGCTTATCCCTGACTTATTCAAACAGGATGAGCCGCTATTTAACGTTGGATTTCAGTTATGCTTACACGGTTTTCAACTATGAAAATGATTCTCATGTTGATGACCGGGAGATTCATAATATGAGCCTTGGCATAACAAGAATGTTAACGAGATCACTCACTTTTACCCTCACTGCCGGCGTGAATTATATGCCCGACATGGAATCCGATTATGACTGGACCGGCAATGGGGGACTTTCCAAATCATGGAGACGGACTTCTCTTGACCTTGCCTATACAAGAGCCGTAACAAACAGCGGCGGTTTGGTGGCGGAGGTTGTCATTAATGATCGCGGTTCTCTTCTTTGGCATATTAACAGGGCAAGGACAGTCACATGGTCGCTTGAGGGGAGTTATTCAAAAAGCAGGAGTAAAGACACTGACGTGATAGACAACTATTCTTACAGTTATGGTCTTAATTGCAGCTGGCAAAGGGGCGAATGGACTATGCTCAATCTTGGTGTTACAAGGTTTGAACAAAAGACGGATGATCTGCTCACGAGAGAAGTGGAAAGTAATGCCCTTTTTTTGAGTATTGCATTCACTCCCGAAGGATGGAGATTATAAGATGATAGCAGATACGAATAAAAATTTGATAGATCAGGTAGAGCCTTTTATCCGGAGAAAGTGGATAATCGTCATATCTTTCCTGCTGGTTTTTCCTCTGTCTGCCGCTTATGCCTTGATGATGCCCAAGTCATATCGTTCGACGACCTTAATACTCGTCGAACAGCAGAAGGTTTCCGAACAATATGTGACACCCACAGACGCTACTCCCATTACGCAGCGTTTAAATACGATAAGTCAGCAAATAATGAGCAGGACCAACCTGGAAAGTATCATCATGGATTTTAACCTTAATGCCCCCAGGGAGCCCGGGTTAAAGGAAAAAATATTAAATAAACTCGGTCTTTCAATGGATCGCACTCCTGTAATGGAAGTTCTCATTGAAGAGATGAAAGCCAATATTGAAGTGAATGTGCATGGCAGACGGCGAGGTTCGGGAGATGCATTCAGCATAAGCTTTGCGGGGAAGGACCCGGAAGTAACGAGGCAGGTAACCAATGCGCTGGCCACAATGTTTATTAATGCAAACCTTAAGATAAGAGAGCAGTATGCCGAGGGAACGACGGATTTTATTTTAGGGGAATTGAAAAAAGCCAAGCTTGAACTTGAGGCCCAGGAAAAAGCGCTGTCGGATTTTAAAACGGAGCATATGGGGGCATTGCCTGAACAGCTGAATGCCAACTTAAGAACGCTTGACCGTTTGCAGTTGGAGTTGCAATCCGTGAGGGATAGCATTAAAAGCACGAAAGACAGGAAATTATTGCTTGAAGCTCAATATGCAGCGGGCAGGTTGGCGCCGACGGCAGGAACGGGAGATATATTGTTTCGCCTCAATGAAGAACTGGCCGGCTTGATAAATGAAGAAAGATCATTGCTGTCCCTGTATAAAGAAAACTATCCCGATGTCATTCTTGTTCGGGAACAAATCAGGAATTTGGAAACCCGGATAGCGGAAGAAAAGAAGAAGAAAGGCAAAAAAGGCAGAACCGCCGGAAATGGAGTGTCTTCCGGATCAAATAGTGAGCTAATGATGTTGGAAGGGCAGATACGATTATATATGAACCGGGAATGGG
Coding sequences within:
- the dnaJ gene encoding molecular chaperone DnaJ, with amino-acid sequence MPKKDYYKMLEVDKKASDADIKKAFRKLARKYHPDVNPNNEEAEAKFKEINEAYEVLGDTEKRKQYDTMGDSFFEGFRPSGSGFEGFSSQDFENLFRGTGGFEDIFGGIFGRGGARRAAPQKGEDLKYRMEIDLEEVVTGKKVDISFYHSTSCTSCGGSGEKPGGKSDTCSRCGGSGNAALSRGFMRVQQTCPACNGAGRVNVEACSSCGGKGEIAKHEKLSVKIPAGADNGSMIRLAGKGNAGRHGGPSGDLYIETKIRDKAGFKRDGRDITVEALISVPQAILGDTIEVSTIDGKASMKIPKGTQNGQKFRLKGKGLPPMGGGKRGEQYVLVTVNIPKNLDGEAEDLVRALGRKLRS
- a CDS encoding MerR family transcriptional regulator; the protein is MKRKGYIISQAVEMTGTDEVTLLSYEREGLIEPLIEEGERFYTDEHIEKVMMIKRLTDDLGVNMAGVEVILNMREQMLNMQSEFEKIIDEMKLGILKELNDYESRLRRPRIESKAGKCLKVKIED
- a CDS encoding DNA internalization-related competence protein ComEC/Rec2, translating into MKINPLPRIILSRPLISITFLYIAGLFAGKTFEPEYIFSLQLLSLLSLLLLISFFYFKDIFPYALFLLFFPLGLFLSQGFGFIYAGKENVSQYAGRGRIIVEGTVLERNDLGPEKKLLIETAKVFEKESAAVVRGRILLTLKWGGESIVPGQRVRFRGKLKEPRNFGNPGHFDYEKYLHERGIYGTSYLKDDDSLAVIGGGSPLWERVYSYRRKVSAAIEESSLKESRGIIAAISIGDRGYIEEDLMRAFRKSGVAHLLAISGLHMGIVAFFFFRLFRWLLSRSESILLYNLAGKGAAMATLIPLTIYLLASGMATSAVRAYIMVVIFLFSLIMEREAHIYNTIAFAALVILFIWPPALFEVGFQLSFIAVLSIVYLVPKLERFPGTGRKSQKKDWKSKMATFVIVSIAASLGTAPLTAYYFTEVSFSAVISNLLIIPPGAFIAVPLSSLALFLSIFSMEAAKVMFFAASAVMKLPILLAQHISSIPYSSSIVVPPSGYEIVFYYLLLILIFSSYRKVAFSAMLILPLAFMFFKFSDNGHDEWSGKLSVTFISVGQGESAFIRFPRGKTMLIDGGGFYDNSFDVGRMVLRPFLLSRGVKRLDYVVITHPHPDHMYGLLHIVSEFSVRQLWTNGMPPFDDIYGEILDVSEKKGTLKKVINASSPPVEIEGVRIEFLHPPPGVMRFRSGTDINNGSIVMKVTFGNKSFLFTGDLEKEGERRLLSSDYDLKADVIKVGHHGSLTSSAKAFVRAVSPDYALFSVGHNNRFHFPKKAIVKRYMDVGSSLLRTDESGAVTFFTDGRELKVSTFR
- a CDS encoding response regulator transcription factor — encoded protein: MSISVVISFSNKLFSEGIKKLLENDPRIKVESVSSPGKKEAKRSLALKPDILLLDFTALYNDFSFLDESSLIKMILFDTGCGENNITHAIVTRGVKGVVLSNSSIDLLVKAVKAVAEGDVWFDKATVKNLLTGMNSIKSEDKEVLTKREKEVVTLVGKGYKNKEIAKKLYISEPTVKTHLHRIFQKLEVSNRPQLITYALKNPEISGLSLD
- a CDS encoding PilZ domain-containing protein; amino-acid sequence: MIELRICPQCNKVFYSNSKESSPPCVYCGYVLIERCEERKEVSQDMTLTINGRKKGVTLKDYSPNGAMVVYVGSEIPVNTSFLFEIRELNIKKAAKIVWSKKINKSISATGIRFCR
- a CDS encoding polysaccharide export protein, translating into MRKYKIKGPQIAAYAFFAILLIFAAPNALAEEADESKANNPSAYLIGPEDILEISVWKNEDLSKVVRVRPDGVISLPLIGDVIAAGLSPAELQNIIIEKLKKYQNAAVVSVIVGEVNSYRVFVVGEVVRPDTYILRRKTSVIQAVAMAGGFTPFAKKNRIVLIREKGNNNGNVKKKIRIYFDDIVDAGEKYDNNLTLIPGDTLFVP
- a CDS encoding Wzz/FepE/Etk N-terminal domain-containing protein, yielding MIADTNKNLIDQVEPFIRRKWIIVISFLLVFPLSAAYALMMPKSYRSTTLILVEQQKVSEQYVTPTDATPITQRLNTISQQIMSRTNLESIIMDFNLNAPREPGLKEKILNKLGLSMDRTPVMEVLIEEMKANIEVNVHGRRRGSGDAFSISFAGKDPEVTRQVTNALATMFINANLKIREQYAEGTTDFILGELKKAKLELEAQEKALSDFKTEHMGALPEQLNANLRTLDRLQLELQSVRDSIKSTKDRKLLLEAQYAAGRLAPTAGTGDILFRLNEELAGLINEERSLLSLYKENYPDVILVREQIRNLETRIAEEKKKKGKKGRTAGNGVSSGSNSELMMLEGQIRLYMNREWEINKQTRHYEKRVEETPSNEQRLADLTRDYNISFQNYQQLLEKKLSARLAENLEKRQKGEKFRVLDPANLPEKPFKPNVKLIAAMGGALGIGLGMALVFLIELMNPAFRKAEDFDGVFSLPVLGQIPLFEDKPEKNIKSRLKVVNGGKA